The region TTATTTCCATATTCCTTTAAGGAATCACTATCTAAAATGAAGTCTTGCTGCGCTTGATTAGGATAAAAATGAGCCACAAAAACTTTTTCACTTTTCATTTCCAGCTTGGCTTGCTCATGGCGAAAATAGATGGTATCCAAAAACATCCCTTCCTTAATCGGATTCTTCAATTCAATAAAAAAATCCAAGACTTGATTAGATTTATCCTGTCCTGCATTTTGCCTTTGAAAATAAACCGCCGCTATTTCTTGGGGGAAATCCTTTTGATCAGTTGGTTTACATCCACAAGAAAACAGACTAAAAGTGATCAAAACTAAGAAAATACTTTTTGTAATAAGTCTCATTTACAATTGATTTAGGATATGCCTTCTTCGTTTAATATCTTTAAAAAGTGAAATCCTCTAGGAGCATAACCTTGGTTGTAATAAAATCGATGTGCTTTGAAATTTCCGGTAAATGCATCCAAAACTATCATCGAACAATTCATTTCTTTGGCCTTTTGGTCAACATAATCCGTCATCATTTTACCAATACCTTTCGAACGATGATCTGGATGGACTATAAAATTATCGATTTCTAAATACTTTCCAGACCACAGTTTAGTACCGGACCATAAACCACTTATACCTACGCAAATCTCATTTTCAAAAACAGCTATTTGTTGGTAATTACGTGGAATCATTTCCTGCAGATAGGATTCGTATTTCTCAAACGAAAATTTAGGATACAGATGCTTCATCATCTCAATTTGATCCAGCATCTCCTCTTGGGTAGTCAATTCTTTAATGTACAAGTGCATATTCTTTAATGAATAAATTTAAACATTAAAATTAATCAAAAAAAACACGACAATCCTTTCCACTAGACAATAGTTATTGTTATATATAAAAGTTTATTATTTATAATTAGTAGTCTGATTACCTGTAACAGGACTTTTGTCAAGTCTAATCTTTAAATCAAAATCGACTTTTTCTACAGCATTATTTTTTATAAAATTAGGACAAAATAAATTATTCATTACCAAAAAAATACCGCGATGGTTCCCCATCCTTAAGATTTTATGTTCAATATCATCTAATGATAAAGCATATTTAGCAACTTTAATTCTTTTTACCTGAAAAATAGTTTTTTCATTAATTTTCTCTAAATTCATAATTAAAACATAAGCATTATAAATATTAGTCCAAAAAATTCCTTTCAACTCATCATTGTTTAAAAAAGAGTGTAATTTTTTATCTTTTACAAAATAAAGC is a window of Flavobacterium acetivorans DNA encoding:
- a CDS encoding GNAT family N-acetyltransferase, translated to MHLYIKELTTQEEMLDQIEMMKHLYPKFSFEKYESYLQEMIPRNYQQIAVFENEICVGISGLWSGTKLWSGKYLEIDNFIVHPDHRSKGIGKMMTDYVDQKAKEMNCSMIVLDAFTGNFKAHRFYYNQGYAPRGFHFLKILNEEGIS
- a CDS encoding DUF547 domain-containing protein, coding for MDNSLIRLSESILLSVKLGYDTSLLRRELYFVKDKKLHSFLNNDELKGIFWTNIYNAYVLIMNLEKINEKTIFQVKRIKVAKYALSLDDIEHKILRMGNHRGIFLVMNNLFCPNFIKNNAVEKVDFDLKIRLDKSPVTGNQTTNYK